In Synergistaceae bacterium, a genomic segment contains:
- a CDS encoding radical SAM protein — MKTAELLHKYVPSIETIGGYARIDNFYNKTEEQLRNMASVGFSDPYIGVESGDDVVLKRINKGYTSAQAREQLEKINTSGLPFIVNFLNGAGGHKYGLVNAQRTAELYDGLHPTMVNTSMLTVVPGTPLYRAIEKGLYTESTEMEKLEEIYEFVRCLTNDTIFMNEHASNLFHVKCRLPEAKEELLAYIRKFMDESDEIKLRQYREMVTRAF; from the coding sequence ATGAAAACGGCGGAATTGCTGCATAAATATGTTCCGTCTATTGAGACAATCGGCGGTTATGCCCGTATCGATAATTTTTACAACAAGACAGAAGAGCAGCTTCGGAATATGGCATCTGTTGGCTTCTCCGATCCCTACATTGGCGTAGAATCTGGTGATGATGTTGTTCTGAAACGTATCAATAAGGGTTATACTTCCGCACAAGCACGAGAGCAGTTAGAAAAAATTAATACATCAGGACTGCCCTTCATCGTCAATTTTCTGAACGGAGCAGGCGGTCATAAATATGGCCTTGTCAACGCACAGAGAACTGCAGAGCTTTATGACGGGCTTCATCCTACTATGGTTAATACTTCTATGCTGACGGTTGTACCGGGGACCCCGCTATATAGGGCAATAGAAAAAGGGCTTTATACTGAATCTACTGAGATGGAAAAACTTGAAGAAATTTATGAATTTGTACGGTGCCTGACTAACGACACTATTTTTATGAATGAACACGCTTCTAACCTGTTTCATGTGAAGTGCCGTCTACCTGAGGCAAAAGAAGAGCTGCTTGCCTATATTCGGAAGTTCATGGATGAAAGCGACGAAATTAAGCTGCGTCAATATCGTGAAATGGTTACACGAGCGTTTTAA
- a CDS encoding radical SAM protein → MKQKYKSYCEKIQRVYLVGADPFALSARKLLGRIDLIKKYLPNTKVITMYARTDNIASKSDDDLNALKEAGVDDLYIGVECGLNDVLENLNKGYSANETRKQCIRLNNAGIQHCDLLMLGTAGKGRGLECARVSAALENEIKPHKILINTMSAFVGTQLDEDIRTGKFIPASEKENLEEEREFLLRLDLPECYFWALHPLDSVKIEGVLRDDKQNMLDALTWSIDHVKENAINRTSRVGTL, encoded by the coding sequence ATGAAGCAAAAGTATAAAAGCTATTGTGAGAAAATTCAACGAGTCTATCTAGTTGGCGCAGATCCCTTCGCGTTGTCTGCAAGAAAACTTTTAGGGCGTATCGATCTCATAAAAAAGTATCTGCCAAATACAAAAGTTATTACCATGTATGCCCGGACGGATAATATCGCCTCTAAATCTGATGACGATTTGAACGCCTTGAAGGAAGCCGGTGTTGACGATCTCTATATCGGGGTGGAATGCGGCCTAAATGATGTACTTGAGAATCTGAACAAAGGGTACTCAGCGAACGAAACTCGAAAACAATGCATTCGCCTGAATAATGCCGGGATTCAACACTGTGATTTACTTATGCTTGGGACGGCTGGTAAAGGTCGCGGGCTGGAGTGTGCTAGAGTCTCCGCAGCATTGGAAAACGAGATAAAGCCCCATAAGATTCTTATCAACACTATGTCTGCTTTCGTGGGAACACAACTTGATGAAGATATACGAACAGGTAAATTTATTCCGGCCTCAGAAAAAGAAAACCTAGAAGAAGAGCGGGAATTTCTTCTTAGACTGGATTTGCCTGAGTGTTATTTCTGGGCATTACATCCGCTTGATTCCGTGAAAATCGAAGGCGTTCTGCGTGATGATAAGCAAAATATGCTGGATGCTTTGACGTGGAGCATTGACCATGTAAAAGAAAATGCAATTAATCGTACTTCAAGAGTCGGCACGCTGTAA
- a CDS encoding MerR family transcriptional regulator encodes MIYTMMQACKETGMTYQGLKFYCNEGLIPNVKRDNINRRIFDERDIAWIKSLTCLKNCGMSLQEMKEYTKLCLEGASTIPDRQKILERKKLQLQENIAALTASIEYIDNKQKFYDEVLSGEREYFSNLLPCSCQNQKSESRQH; translated from the coding sequence ATGATTTACACAATGATGCAGGCTTGCAAAGAAACGGGAATGACTTATCAGGGACTAAAATTTTATTGCAACGAGGGCTTAATCCCAAATGTTAAGCGAGATAATATTAACAGGAGAATTTTTGACGAACGCGATATTGCATGGATTAAGAGTCTAACTTGCTTGAAAAATTGCGGGATGAGTCTTCAAGAAATGAAAGAATATACTAAATTATGTCTTGAAGGAGCTTCAACGATTCCGGACAGGCAAAAAATTTTAGAGCGTAAAAAATTACAGCTTCAGGAAAATATCGCAGCATTAACAGCTTCAATAGAGTATATTGACAATAAACAAAAATTTTATGATGAAGTTCTTTCGGGTGAACGTGAATATTTCAGTAATTTGCTTCCGTGTTCATGTCAGAATCAAAAGTCAGAATCCCGGCAGCACTAA
- a CDS encoding alpha/beta hydrolase: MLRKILLLNLLLLLCLTGAAGAEQKLFAHKIISMNVVNSESGKILRGLLYMPETDSKVPLVITAHELGSNYARRWPAYGEALASMGIAVYTFDFAGGGPKTRTDGTPGNHSDGETTEMSVMTEVKDLESVLEAARSWDFVDAKKIAIIGGSQGGAVSVITAARHADEISGLVLLYPALLIQDDLHKKFANKEDCPPIYKYNGWLDVGPVYVNDMWDYDIYSDMPKYSKPVLILHGDKDSIVPIEYSQRAAKTYPDSEFHVIKNGDHGFQGETFEQAIGYIKAYFQKINFLSDGLSKIIPVGTPNNIAGEHFTGKSFLHPLSLEQVGIFNVTFEPGSYNEWHIHHAAKGGGQILIAISGRGYYQEEGKEAQELKPGDVVNIPANVKHWHGAAKDSWFQHIAIEVPGEDTKTTWHGFLPAEEYAKLK; this comes from the coding sequence GTGTTAAGAAAAATATTGTTGTTGAATTTGCTGCTTTTACTGTGCTTAACGGGTGCTGCAGGAGCAGAACAAAAATTATTTGCTCATAAAATTATTTCTATGAACGTTGTAAATTCTGAAAGCGGAAAAATTTTAAGAGGTCTTCTCTATATGCCCGAAACAGATTCAAAAGTTCCGCTTGTGATTACAGCACATGAACTCGGGAGCAACTATGCTAGAAGATGGCCGGCTTATGGTGAAGCACTTGCTTCTATGGGTATAGCGGTTTATACGTTTGATTTTGCAGGAGGAGGCCCTAAGACTCGAACAGACGGAACACCGGGCAATCATAGCGACGGTGAAACTACAGAAATGTCCGTGATGACCGAAGTAAAAGATTTAGAATCAGTTCTTGAAGCTGCTAGATCATGGGATTTTGTTGACGCTAAGAAAATTGCAATTATTGGAGGCAGTCAGGGCGGTGCTGTTTCTGTAATAACTGCGGCACGTCATGCTGATGAAATTTCCGGGCTTGTGCTCTTATATCCTGCGCTGTTGATTCAGGACGATTTACACAAAAAATTTGCAAATAAAGAAGATTGTCCGCCCATTTATAAATATAACGGCTGGCTTGATGTAGGCCCGGTTTATGTAAATGATATGTGGGACTATGATATTTATTCAGACATGCCGAAATATTCAAAACCTGTTTTGATTCTGCACGGCGATAAAGATTCAATTGTTCCGATTGAGTATTCACAAAGAGCGGCGAAGACTTATCCTGATTCAGAATTTCACGTAATTAAAAATGGTGATCACGGCTTTCAGGGCGAAACATTTGAGCAGGCCATCGGTTATATTAAGGCTTATTTCCAAAAAATTAATTTTCTTTCTGACGGCTTGAGCAAAATTATTCCCGTCGGAACTCCTAATAACATAGCTGGCGAACACTTCACGGGAAAAAGTTTTCTGCATCCTCTTTCACTTGAGCAGGTCGGAATCTTCAACGTAACATTTGAACCCGGAAGCTATAATGAATGGCATATACACCATGCAGCAAAAGGCGGCGGACAAATTTTAATCGCAATTTCCGGACGCGGTTATTATCAGGAAGAAGGCAAAGAAGCTCAAGAGTTAAAGCCCGGCGATGTTGTGAATATTCCCGCAAACGTCAAGCACTGGCACGGAGCAGCAAAAGATTCATGGTTTCAGCATATAGCTATAGAAGTACCCGGCGAAGACACAAAAACAACTTGGCACGGATTTTTACCGGCTGAAGAGTACGCAAAATTAAAATAA
- a CDS encoding SDR family oxidoreductase: MSKKNVVVLVGTGSIGQAIARRVGAGKHIILADLKQESAEKTAKILDDAGFETSTISTDLGSRDSILKLVEYAQTLGEIKNLINAAGVSPSQASVEDILRVDLYGTAVLLEEFGKIISEGGSGVIISSQSGHRLGALPEEQNEQLAASPTEKLLDLPFIKSITDTLKAYQYSKRCNVLRVMYEATRWGKRGATINSISPGIIITPLANDELHGPRGEGYRKMLRLCPAGRAGTPDEVGDLAEFLMSSRGRWISGSDFLIDGGTTASYFYGDLQYLKATH, from the coding sequence ATGAGCAAAAAAAATGTAGTTGTTCTTGTAGGCACAGGCTCAATAGGTCAGGCAATAGCACGAAGAGTCGGAGCAGGTAAGCATATAATACTCGCAGATTTGAAGCAGGAAAGCGCGGAGAAAACAGCAAAAATTCTTGATGATGCAGGATTTGAGACAAGCACAATTTCAACGGATCTAGGCTCAAGAGATTCAATCTTGAAACTTGTTGAATATGCCCAGACTTTAGGAGAAATAAAGAATTTAATTAATGCTGCAGGAGTCTCGCCTTCTCAAGCGTCAGTTGAAGATATTTTAAGAGTCGATCTTTACGGGACAGCGGTTTTGCTTGAAGAGTTCGGAAAAATTATCAGTGAGGGCGGCTCAGGAGTCATAATTTCTTCACAGTCAGGGCATCGTCTCGGAGCTTTACCCGAAGAACAAAACGAACAGCTCGCAGCTTCACCGACAGAAAAATTATTAGATCTGCCGTTCATAAAATCAATTACTGACACACTGAAGGCCTATCAATATTCGAAACGCTGTAATGTTTTGCGCGTAATGTACGAGGCCACACGATGGGGCAAACGCGGAGCAACAATAAATTCAATCAGTCCCGGAATAATTATCACACCGCTTGCAAATGATGAACTTCACGGCCCGCGTGGTGAAGGTTATCGCAAAATGCTTCGTTTATGTCCTGCAGGCAGAGCGGGAACTCCTGACGAGGTCGGGGACTTGGCAGAATTTCTTATGAGCAGCCGTGGACGTTGGATTTCTGGAAGTGATTTCTTGATTGACGGCGGAACAACAGCTTCATATTTTTATGGAGATTTGCAATATTTGAAAGCTACACATTAA
- a CDS encoding alpha/beta fold hydrolase, which translates to MKKFLALIICLLCVPAFAGEPLIIREQGIFSAGGTVTEPLPGKFNISENWLDFSRAGNTAHVDHANVFYQIPDGENKTPIVYLHGYGQTRTGWQSTPDRREGWSDIFLRKGRAAFLVDQPRRGAAGSTVKIVNNEQDTRANGTEFNPGDQAWYTHFRIGRGTPNRYEGSQFPAGEAALNQFLRQMTPNTGNYDVEIFGKALSAVLYEVRSMTGKKAVYLTHSQGGRVGWQTDTENIAAIVAIEPGFAPEVGSETYKKFVAAKIPMIFYFGDYIENGPNDIKSTAFWKSVLDQCRDFAKHYNEDGGDATVIYLPDEGITGNSHFMFQELNNKVIADHIEKWLESKGL; encoded by the coding sequence ATGAAAAAATTTTTAGCGTTAATAATTTGTTTGTTATGTGTCCCGGCTTTTGCGGGTGAACCGTTAATAATTCGTGAACAGGGTATTTTTTCAGCGGGCGGAACAGTAACAGAGCCTCTACCGGGGAAATTTAATATTTCTGAAAACTGGCTTGATTTCTCACGTGCAGGAAATACGGCGCATGTTGACCACGCAAATGTTTTCTATCAAATTCCCGACGGCGAAAATAAGACTCCGATAGTTTATCTTCATGGTTACGGGCAGACTCGAACGGGCTGGCAGTCAACTCCGGACAGGCGCGAGGGCTGGAGCGATATTTTTCTGAGAAAGGGGCGCGCAGCATTTCTAGTGGATCAACCTAGACGAGGTGCAGCAGGTTCAACCGTCAAAATTGTAAATAATGAACAAGATACGCGGGCAAATGGAACAGAATTTAACCCCGGCGATCAGGCATGGTATACTCATTTCAGAATCGGGCGGGGGACTCCTAACCGTTATGAAGGAAGTCAATTCCCTGCAGGTGAAGCAGCATTAAATCAATTTTTGCGTCAAATGACTCCTAACACCGGAAATTATGACGTAGAAATTTTCGGCAAGGCTTTAAGCGCAGTGTTATATGAAGTACGATCGATGACCGGCAAAAAAGCTGTTTATCTGACTCATTCACAGGGCGGGCGCGTAGGCTGGCAGACAGACACAGAAAATATTGCGGCAATTGTTGCGATTGAACCGGGGTTTGCTCCTGAAGTCGGCAGCGAGACATACAAAAAATTTGTTGCGGCAAAAATTCCGATGATATTTTATTTCGGTGATTATATCGAAAACGGCCCGAATGATATAAAGAGTACAGCTTTCTGGAAAAGTGTATTAGATCAGTGCCGGGACTTTGCAAAACATTACAACGAAGACGGCGGAGACGCGACTGTGATATATCTTCCTGACGAGGGCATAACGGGCAACAGTCATTTTATGTTTCAGGAGCTAAATAATAAAGTAATCGCCGATCACATAGAAAAATGGCTTGAATCAAAAGGGTTATAA
- a CDS encoding carboxylesterase/lipase family protein, translating into MMRKIFACALIIALAFTGVSTAEIIAGPGVAVVDVEGGKIQGYISNEIFTYHGVPYAESEIFMPPAKLKSWDGIKLALNYGPMSPQDITPEGDMFPFHYYWPLWEGRNYAQSNNCQNLNIWTPGLDDKKRPVMVWLHGGGFEAGNSAAEDVYDGENLSRKGDLVVVSINHRLNVLGFLDLSAYGDEYKYSGNLGMLDIIAALEWIRDNIAKFGGDPANITLFGQSGGGAKILALMGMPKAAGLFHKGIEQSGAVDLMGITFPEQKAARRVAALTLEKLNIAPEKIAEIKNVPYSKLSEAANKAMAQAIKEGEKIYSWSPVKDGDLIPNDIGTGGFMEQVKNIPLIAGSTLNEWATVPLLVNMDKNQGDNKNFWNDSQVDEKLREKYGDKADSILSAFMKAYPHKKKADSLYVEFWLRDGALRILNAKAAQKGAPVYAYIFTWETPVMGGYAMAYHCSEIPFVFNNIALSEKATGGGKRAQALADKMSQAWINFARTGNPGWEAYTPDKGATMIFDDESSVGYKHDDELMKLLVHD; encoded by the coding sequence ATGATGAGAAAAATTTTTGCGTGTGCTTTAATTATTGCGCTTGCTTTTACTGGTGTGTCGACTGCTGAAATTATTGCAGGTCCCGGCGTTGCAGTTGTTGATGTTGAGGGCGGAAAAATTCAAGGTTATATCAGCAATGAGATTTTCACTTATCATGGAGTGCCTTACGCTGAATCAGAAATTTTTATGCCTCCTGCAAAATTAAAATCGTGGGACGGAATAAAGCTCGCATTAAATTACGGCCCTATGTCCCCGCAAGATATTACACCAGAAGGCGACATGTTCCCGTTTCATTATTACTGGCCGCTATGGGAAGGCAGAAATTATGCGCAAAGCAACAACTGCCAAAATCTTAATATTTGGACGCCCGGACTCGATGATAAAAAACGTCCTGTAATGGTATGGCTTCACGGCGGAGGTTTTGAGGCTGGAAATTCTGCGGCTGAAGACGTGTACGACGGTGAAAATCTTTCTCGCAAGGGTGATCTTGTAGTCGTGAGCATTAATCACAGGCTTAACGTTTTGGGCTTTCTTGATTTATCGGCTTACGGTGATGAATACAAATATTCCGGCAATCTTGGAATGCTTGATATAATTGCAGCTCTTGAATGGATTCGAGACAATATCGCAAAATTCGGAGGAGATCCCGCAAATATAACTTTATTCGGACAATCAGGAGGCGGCGCAAAAATTCTCGCACTAATGGGAATGCCTAAGGCTGCAGGACTCTTTCACAAGGGAATCGAACAGAGCGGAGCTGTTGATCTTATGGGAATAACTTTCCCGGAACAGAAAGCAGCACGCAGAGTCGCAGCATTGACTCTCGAAAAATTAAATATTGCTCCCGAAAAAATTGCAGAAATTAAGAATGTCCCCTACTCGAAATTAAGTGAAGCAGCTAATAAGGCAATGGCTCAAGCAATCAAAGAGGGCGAAAAAATTTATTCGTGGTCTCCAGTAAAAGACGGCGATTTGATTCCTAATGATATAGGCACAGGCGGATTCATGGAACAAGTGAAAAATATTCCGCTTATTGCAGGTTCAACTCTCAACGAATGGGCGACTGTCCCGCTGCTAGTGAACATGGACAAGAATCAAGGCGACAATAAAAATTTCTGGAACGATTCACAAGTTGATGAGAAATTACGCGAAAAATACGGCGACAAGGCAGACTCTATATTATCAGCGTTCATGAAAGCCTATCCTCACAAGAAGAAAGCTGATTCATTGTACGTTGAATTTTGGCTCAGAGACGGCGCACTAAGAATCCTTAACGCTAAAGCAGCACAAAAGGGAGCTCCTGTTTATGCGTATATTTTCACGTGGGAGACTCCTGTTATGGGAGGTTATGCGATGGCTTATCACTGTTCTGAAATTCCGTTTGTGTTCAATAATATTGCTTTGAGCGAGAAAGCTACAGGGGGCGGAAAAAGGGCGCAGGCTCTTGCTGACAAAATGAGTCAAGCATGGATTAATTTTGCGCGTACTGGTAATCCCGGATGGGAGGCCTACACACCGGATAAGGGCGCGACTATGATTTTTGACGATGAGTCTTCAGTAGGTTACAAGCATGATGACGAGTTAATGAAATTATTAGTGCATGATTAA
- a CDS encoding DUF2142 domain-containing protein, with translation MRFAAVLFVTLCIFLAIKILPEKSFLIFLIAMMPTFLAESASIAADAVINSVSILVSAYILSLARTDERLKPSQIFILLLSAIIIGLLKQVYGTIMLLYFVIPYKRLGSRKNYITLGIIILLVCLISSLSWLYLGVTRLNAASGFNSGIYINPAEQMKFFAANPLKVFKAIITSYKDVTFFARSFMATLGWLQAPMSLWFCFIYASVVMAGSLFGELKIYFRQRLIMIGGCLATLLAIDFMLYFTWNSPGALICEGMQGRYLIPLAVMGFSAISYFPRLKHEKAIALTAGLVSAAMTIIKTYTYFYRV, from the coding sequence ATGAGATTTGCGGCTGTATTGTTCGTAACGTTGTGTATTTTTCTAGCGATAAAGATCTTGCCCGAAAAAAGTTTTCTCATATTCTTGATTGCAATGATGCCTACGTTTCTCGCCGAAAGTGCTTCAATAGCTGCCGACGCTGTAATAAATAGTGTAAGCATTCTTGTATCAGCTTATATATTATCACTCGCAAGGACTGACGAAAGATTAAAGCCTTCTCAAATTTTTATTCTTCTATTATCAGCTATTATTATCGGCCTGTTAAAACAAGTTTACGGGACTATAATGCTGTTATATTTTGTAATTCCGTATAAGAGACTCGGCAGCAGGAAAAATTATATTACGTTAGGGATTATTATTTTGCTTGTTTGTCTTATCTCGTCGCTCTCATGGCTTTATTTGGGTGTAACGAGATTAAATGCTGCGTCAGGTTTTAATTCCGGCATATACATAAATCCGGCTGAACAAATGAAATTTTTTGCAGCGAACCCGTTAAAAGTCTTTAAGGCAATAATCACGAGTTATAAAGATGTTACATTTTTTGCAAGATCTTTTATGGCTACTTTGGGTTGGCTTCAAGCTCCTATGTCGTTATGGTTTTGCTTTATTTATGCGTCTGTAGTCATGGCAGGAAGTTTATTTGGCGAGCTAAAAATTTATTTCCGTCAGCGTCTTATTATGATAGGCGGTTGTTTGGCGACTCTCTTAGCTATAGATTTCATGTTATATTTTACCTGGAATTCTCCGGGAGCTTTAATTTGTGAAGGAATGCAGGGGAGATATTTAATTCCGCTTGCTGTTATGGGATTCTCTGCGATTTCATATTTTCCAAGACTCAAACATGAGAAGGCTATTGCTTTGACGGCTGGTCTTGTTAGTGCTGCAATGACAATAATTAAGACGTATACATATTTTTATCGGGTATAA
- a CDS encoding DUF2142 domain-containing protein, with amino-acid sequence MIKFFTRLKLEYIYVIFMLVAGTILTFLTPVYQVPDEPNHFARAWQISESIFISPTENREDSYKNLLSRVPAAFFPKKYIDNPFDAEKRFSLGDISEFMSSPVNFNDIITMQINNTGSYAPVVYFPQVIAAYLVRNFTKGGGGITSTR; translated from the coding sequence ATGATAAAGTTTTTCACGCGCCTAAAACTTGAATATATTTACGTTATATTTATGCTAGTTGCCGGGACAATATTGACATTCTTAACGCCCGTTTATCAAGTTCCAGACGAGCCGAATCACTTCGCAAGAGCATGGCAAATTTCAGAATCAATATTCATAAGCCCTACAGAAAATAGAGAAGACAGCTATAAAAATTTACTCTCACGCGTACCGGCTGCATTCTTCCCGAAAAAATATATTGATAATCCCTTTGACGCTGAAAAACGTTTTTCACTCGGCGATATTTCCGAATTTATGTCAAGCCCTGTTAATTTCAACGATATAATTACAATGCAAATAAATAATACTGGCTCATATGCTCCTGTTGTATATTTTCCTCAGGTAATAGCGGCTTATCTTGTACGTAATTTCACTAAGGGGGGGGGGGGCATTACTTCTACTCGATGA
- the fusA gene encoding elongation factor G, producing MGARKPEDTRSFALCAHGGAGKTTLAEAMLFDNGNITRMGSVQNGNTVSDFQSEEQKRNISISTSLMTLERKGKTFYILDAPGYADFTGEMSAAIRVADTAVILVSSVGGIEVQTSKAWEYSEHHKSPVAFVISKMDRENADFEKVLADIKSQFTNNALPVFLPIGAADKFTGVVDVLKGKAYTYKPDGSGKFTEVEVPADLADECESSKEALIEAAVEMDDALMEKYLEGESISDEDFARTLKKAIAARRVMPVAVLSATTNIGVQQFMDFAADYFPSPVDIGAVESAEPKIDAPFSALCFKVMADAFVGKLSFIRVYSGSLSSEGSNIYNVNQGEDERISSFKLMTGKDGKDVKEVIAGDIVAIPKLQSARVGHTLAVKGGFSGKFSAIEFPKPVYSVAVIAKSRADEDKLGNAISRTLEEDCCLTFEKNPETRDNVLSGMGDMHIDIVLAKMKERYGVELDTKTPQVPYRETIRKMSEAQGKHKKQSGGHGQYGDVYIRYRPLERGAGFEFIDSVVGGAVPRNFIPAVEKGLREYMNAGPLAGFPVVDFSAELYYGSYHDVDSSEMSFKLATRLSFKKGIMDANPVLLEPVMDVEVTVPERFMGDVMGDFNSRRGRIMGMEAHGKLQVVKAQAPLAEMFRYAIILRSMTSGEGSFSMEYSHYEEVPGDIAKKVIAAHKKEDEDEE from the coding sequence ATGGGGGCACGTAAGCCGGAAGATACAAGGAGCTTCGCATTATGTGCACACGGAGGAGCAGGAAAAACTACACTAGCTGAAGCAATGCTCTTCGACAACGGCAATATAACCCGTATGGGTTCAGTTCAGAACGGAAACACAGTCAGCGATTTTCAGTCCGAAGAACAAAAGCGCAATATCTCAATCAGCACATCATTAATGACTCTTGAGCGCAAGGGAAAAACTTTTTATATTCTCGACGCGCCGGGCTATGCTGATTTCACAGGAGAAATGAGCGCAGCAATTAGAGTCGCAGATACAGCCGTTATTCTCGTGAGTTCAGTCGGAGGAATCGAAGTCCAAACAAGTAAAGCATGGGAATATTCAGAGCACCATAAATCACCCGTTGCATTCGTTATTTCGAAAATGGACAGAGAAAACGCAGATTTTGAGAAAGTCCTAGCCGACATCAAATCGCAGTTTACAAATAACGCTCTGCCCGTGTTTTTGCCGATTGGTGCAGCAGATAAATTTACGGGAGTCGTTGACGTTCTCAAGGGTAAAGCCTACACCTACAAGCCAGACGGAAGCGGAAAATTTACAGAAGTTGAAGTCCCTGCAGATCTTGCTGACGAGTGCGAGTCATCAAAAGAGGCGTTAATCGAAGCTGCTGTAGAAATGGACGACGCACTAATGGAAAAATATTTAGAGGGCGAGTCAATTTCCGATGAAGATTTTGCGCGCACACTGAAAAAGGCCATTGCAGCACGTCGAGTCATGCCTGTTGCTGTTCTTTCTGCTACGACAAATATCGGAGTCCAACAATTTATGGATTTTGCTGCGGATTATTTCCCGTCTCCTGTTGATATTGGCGCGGTCGAGAGTGCAGAGCCGAAAATTGATGCTCCGTTTTCTGCGTTGTGCTTTAAAGTTATGGCGGACGCTTTTGTCGGTAAACTTTCATTTATCCGCGTTTATTCCGGCAGTTTATCATCAGAGGGCAGCAATATTTATAATGTCAATCAGGGCGAGGACGAGAGAATCAGCTCATTTAAATTAATGACCGGCAAAGACGGCAAAGACGTTAAAGAAGTTATTGCGGGTGATATAGTTGCGATTCCTAAGTTGCAGAGCGCGAGAGTCGGCCACACTTTAGCGGTTAAGGGCGGATTTTCCGGTAAATTTTCAGCGATTGAATTTCCAAAACCTGTTTACAGTGTTGCAGTTATTGCAAAATCGCGCGCAGATGAAGACAAGCTCGGAAATGCTATATCCCGCACACTTGAAGAAGACTGCTGCTTGACGTTCGAGAAGAATCCAGAGACTCGCGACAACGTGTTATCAGGAATGGGCGACATGCATATTGATATAGTTCTCGCAAAAATGAAGGAACGTTACGGCGTTGAACTCGACACAAAGACTCCGCAGGTTCCTTATCGTGAAACAATACGCAAAATGTCAGAAGCTCAAGGCAAGCACAAGAAGCAGTCAGGCGGACACGGCCAATACGGTGATGTTTATATTCGTTACAGACCGTTGGAAAGAGGCGCAGGCTTTGAATTTATTGACAGTGTTGTTGGCGGTGCAGTGCCGAGAAACTTTATTCCCGCCGTTGAAAAAGGTTTACGCGAGTACATGAACGCAGGCCCGTTAGCAGGATTCCCCGTTGTTGATTTCAGCGCAGAATTATATTACGGTTCATATCATGATGTAGACAGCTCTGAAATGTCATTCAAGCTCGCGACCCGTTTGTCATTCAAGAAAGGAATTATGGACGCTAACCCCGTTTTGCTTGAGCCTGTTATGGATGTTGAAGTTACTGTTCCTGAAAGATTTATGGGCGATGTAATGGGCGACTTCAATTCACGCAGAGGCCGTATTATGGGAATGGAAGCTCACGGAAAATTGCAGGTTGTAAAGGCGCAAGCTCCGTTAGCTGAAATGTTCAGATATGCAATTATTTTGCGTTCGATGACTTCCGGTGAAGGTTCTTTCTCTATGGAATATTCACACTATGAAGAAGTACCCGGCGACATTGCGAAAAAAGTTATTGCCGCTCACAAGAAGGAAGACGAGGACGAAGAGTAA
- a CDS encoding response regulator: MKEKILYVSDRPSMGADMLIKNLDNDYEILRVRSTDEIKHVPDIIFVNLAGLETSDKIKACTGSKIFLLGSKLELDSIDINNAEKFAKPFNANEIRDKLAEISAQKASSIQKIILLVDDDAVMIRTLRDGLSTSYKVLPANSGANALKILSRTRPDLILLDYEMPEMNGTQVLETLRNNQETANIPVMFLTAKGDSGSIEKIDALKPEGHMLKTLPLREIKAIIQKFFDGQ; this comes from the coding sequence ATGAAGGAAAAAATTTTATACGTCAGCGACCGGCCTTCAATGGGTGCGGACATGTTGATAAAAAATTTGGACAATGACTACGAAATTTTGCGTGTGCGTTCAACAGACGAAATTAAACACGTGCCGGACATAATATTTGTAAATCTCGCGGGGCTTGAGACTTCTGACAAGATAAAAGCGTGTACAGGTTCGAAAATTTTTTTGCTGGGCAGTAAATTAGAACTCGATTCAATAGACATCAATAACGCCGAAAAATTTGCAAAGCCCTTCAACGCTAACGAGATTCGCGACAAACTAGCGGAAATTTCAGCACAGAAAGCAAGCAGCATACAGAAAATTATTTTACTTGTTGACGATGACGCAGTAATGATTCGCACGTTAAGAGACGGACTCAGCACAAGTTATAAAGTTTTGCCGGCCAACTCGGGAGCAAACGCGCTGAAAATTTTATCCCGCACAAGACCTGATTTAATACTGCTTGATTACGAGATGCCGGAAATGAACGGGACTCAAGTTTTAGAGACTCTAAGAAATAATCAGGAGACCGCAAATATTCCGGTGATGTTCTTGACGGCAAAGGGGGACTCTGGCAGCATTGAGAAAATTGACGCGCTCAAACCTGAAGGCCATATGTTAAAGACTCTCCCGTTAAGAGAGATTAAAGCGATAATTCAGAAATTTTTTGACGGGCAATAA